The Dictyoglomus sp. NZ13-RE01 sequence GCCTTTGAACTTTCCTTCTACAACATCCTTAATTGTTAAGAATACTGCTTCGTCCACTCTCTTTAACATACTTGTAATAATTCTTCCAGGAGCTATCCAGGCTTGAGGAGAATCTACTCCAATAGCATATTTTCCAGTTTCTTTTGCTGCTTCAAATACTCCTTCTCCTGATGCGCCAGATGCATGATAAATTATGTCTGCACCTTGTTTATATTGTGCTAAAGCAAGCTCTTTACCTTTTACTGGATCCTTGAAGGCTTCTCCAGTAACACCTATGTAGTTAATTAGAACCTTTACTTTTGGATTTACATACATTGCACCAGCTTTATATCCTACTTCGAATTTATGAATTAATGGAATATCCATTCCTCCTACAAATCCTATGACATTTGTTTTAGTTAATAAGCCAGCAATTGCTCCAACTAAAAATGAGCCTTCATGCTCGTTGAATAACAGGGAAGCTACATTAGGAAGGTCTCCTACATCACCATCAACAATAGCAAATTTAACATTTGGAAATTCCTTAGCAGTCTTAATTATAGCATCAGTAAATAAGAATCCTACACCAACTACTAAATCATAGTTTTGCTCAGCTAATGTTCTCAATAACTCTTCTCTGTTTGCACCTCCAGGTCCTGGCTCCATATCTTTTCCTTCAACCTTTAGTAATTTAATTGCTTTCTGTAATCCTGCATAAGCAGCATCATTGAATGATTTATCTCCTCTTCCCCCAACATCATAAACTATTCCAATCCTAACCTTCTTTTGAGCATAAGTGGGAGATAAAGCTAAAATTACTAAGGATAAAATTAATATAGCAATCAAGCAACGACGCATATTAACACCTCCTAAGAAATAATTAATAATTATTGATAGCAAAGATTTTTTAAGATAGATTTTTTAATTTTTTATATCACCTCCTTTTAACACTTTCTTAGGTTTTCCTTCTCCTTGTGATGCTACATATCCTTTTTCCTCTAATATATCTAAAATTCGTGCTGCTCTATTATAACCTATTCTAAATCTTCTTTGAATATATGAAGTTGATATTATTTTTCTACCTTCTAATAGTTCAATTACTTGAGGAAGAAGAGGATCTTCTGAAAGATCATCAATTTTTTCTTCCTCTTTCTTGGTAACATCTAAGTTTAATGATGAATCAAGCCCAGAATAAATATCTGATAAATAGTTAACAACTTTTTTTATTTCCATTTCTTCTATAAAGGGAGCCTGCAATCTTATAGGTGTAGTACTCATTATAGGAAGGTATAACATATCTCCCTTTCCTAATAATTTTTCAGCCCCATTATCATCTATAATTATTCTGGAGTCAACCTGAGATGATACAGCAAAAGCTATTCTGGATGGAATATTTGCTTTAATTAATCCAGTTATAACATCTACAGATGGTCTTTGCGTAGCAACAACCAAATGAATCCCACCTGCTCTTGCCTTTTGAGCTAATCTGCATATCATATCTTCTATTTCTTTGGGCGCAACCATCATTAAATCATTCAATTCGTCTATTATTATCACTACATATGGCAAATTTTCTCTTGTTTTATTAAGCCCTTTATTGTTATATTCATCAATATTTCGTACCTCTTCTTCTGCAAAGATTTTATATCTTCTCTCCATCTCATATATCGCCCATTTCAAAACTGAAGAAGCCTCACTGTATTCTGTTATTACTGGATACCATAAATACTTTTTATAAAGTCTGTTATACATGGATAGTTCAACTCTTTTTGGGTCTATCATTAAAAATTTCAAATTATAGGGCTCATGCTTATAAAGAAGACTAATTATCAATGTATTTATAAACATGCTCTTACCAGAGCCTGTAGTTCCCGCAATTAAAAGATGAAGCATATCCGCCAAGTTTCCTACTTGAGGCTTTCCTGCCAAATCTTTACCTAAAGCAATAGGTAAAGAATAGTTTGTATTCTGAAAAGCTTTGCTTTCTAAAATCTCTCTCAAATATACTTTTGAAGGTTTTTTTCTTGGAACTTCAATTCCTACCAAAGATTTCCCAGGGACTGGGGTCTCAAACCTGATACTTGGAACTGCTAAAGCCAAAGCTAAATCATTAGATAAGCTTAATATTTTACTAACTCTAACTCCAGGAGCTATTGAGATATCAAATCTAATTACTGATGGACCTACGTGATACTCCTCAACCTTTGATTCTATTTTGAAATTTTTAAGAGTTTCCTCTATCTTTCTTGCCAACTTTTCCAAATCTTCCTCTTCATCTCTTGCACCTACATTAGGAGAGAGTAAATCCAAAGGTGGTGGAAAGGTTTTTTTAATTTGAACATCTGTTTTGTTAGTAGTAAATTGTAAATTAGCAGAATACGATTCCTCTTTTGTTTCCTGCTTTATAACTTTGGGTTTTCCTATCTCTCTTCTTACTTCTTTAGTTCTTTTTATTTTTTTAGGAATTTGGGCTCTTGAAAATAAAGAAAAATTATAGAGGCTAAGAAATAACAAGAATAAAGAGAGCAAGAGAATTCCAGAAACTCCCAAGTAGTTATAAAAGAATCTTTTTAGAAAAAGAGAGACAAATCCCCCAAATCTTTGTAAGTCATCTATAAAAAGAAAGAGGGAAACGAATAGAAATATACTGAAGAATAAAGAGGTAAGAGCTATAATATCCTTTCTTTTTACTTCCTTTTTAAAAAGATAGTAAACTATTATGCTTTCAAATAAAAGGAATACCAAATTATAAATGCCAAAAGTATTTTTAAGAAAAGATACCAAAACTCTCCCAAATTTTCCTCCCCCTTGAGGAAAAATCCAAGAAAGAATTACAAATAGATTAAAAAAAATTATTCCTATGCCTACAGCAATTCTTTCTGGCATATTATATTTCCCATAGTATGGGAATTAAAATTGGTTTTCTTCTAATTTCTTGATAGAAAAAGTTTTCTAACGTCTCTTTTAATAGAGTCTTTTTGTCTACTTTACTCTTATTATTTTTTGCAAGATCTTGGAAAAGTTTAATTACTTTTTGCCTTGCCATTTCGAATAGATCATCGGACTCTTTCTCAAAAACAAAACCTTTTGAGATAATTTCTGGTCCCTCTAATATTAACCCTGTACTTTGATCTAATAATAAAGATACTACCACAACACCATCTTCTGCAAGTTTTCTTCTCTCTTTTAGAACAATATTACCAACATCTCCAACTCCTAATCCATCCACATAAACATTGCCTGCATCCACTTTATCCACAATTGTCATTTTATCCCCAGTCAATTCAAGGACATATCCATTTTCTAATATCTTAATATTTTCTTGAGGATATCCTAAACTTTGAGCCAATTTTTTAAAAATTACCAAATGTCTATACTCTCCATGATATGGAATCAAGAACTTAGGCTTTAATATATTTATAAGCATTTTAATCTCCTCTTGTGCTGCGTGTCCTGATACATGAACCCCTGCGCTTTCTCCATATATTACCTCTAATCCCTTTCTAAATAGTTGATCTACAAGCCTTGAGACCATAACTTCATTTCCTGGAATAGGGGTTGTGGCTAAAACCACAGTATCTGTAGGGTTTAAAGCTAATTGCTTATAAGAATTATTAGTAAGAAGAACAAGGGCAGAGTAAGGCTCTCCTTGACTTCCTGTAGAAAGTACTAATACTTTTTCAGGAGACAAATGATTTACATCTCTTATGTTTATAATCATTTCATCAGGAAGATGAAGATAGCCAAGTTTTCTCGCTACCTCAATATTATTTATCAAACTTTTCCCTGCAATAGCAATTTTTCTATGATACTTCATTGCAACATCAATTGCTTGTTGTATTCTATGGAAATTAGATGCAAAAGTAACTAAAAATATCCTTCCTTTTGCTTGGCTAAATATGTTTTCAAAAGTTCCTTTAACAGTACTTTCAGAAGGAGTGATTCCTGCTTGCTCCACATTTGTTGTATCACATATTAAAGCTAAAACCCCTCTCCCTCTAAGCTCAGCAAGCTTTGAAAAATCTGTTGGCTTTCCATCAATAGGATTTTGGTCTAACTTAAAGTCACCACTTAAAACAATTAATCCAACCTCTGTTTCTATTGCATACCCCACTGAATCAGGTATGCTATGGGTCTGTCTAAAGGATTCTATAACAAATGAGCCTATTTTAAATCTCTCTCCTACCACTATACTATGCAGATTTGCCCTAATACTATATTCTTCCAATTTCCTTTCAACTAAGCCGAGAGTTAATGGTGTACCATAAACAGGCACATTCAAATCTTTTAAAATATAGGGAAGAGCTCCAATATGATCCTCATGTCCATGAGTTAATAATATACCTCTAACCTTTTCCTTCTGAGACAAAAGGTAAGAGATGTCAGGAATTACAAAATCTATCCCTAACATTTCATCAGTTGGAAACATTAATCCTGCATCAATAACTAAAATCTCATCATTCTGTTGAATGATGAGCATATTCTTTCCTATTTCCCCTAATCCACCTAAAGGAATTATTCTTATTTTGTTCTCATTTTTACTCATTTATGCTAAATCCAAACTCCTTTAATCTTTTTATAAGTTCTTGTCTATTCTTTTCATCAATTGGAGGTAATGGGAGACGACAATTTCCTACATTGTAGCCTAATAATTTTAAAGCTTCTTTTAAAGGAATGGGATTTGTCGTTAAAAATAGTGCCCTAAAAATTGGAAATAATTTTAGATGAATCTCATATGCTCTATTTACTTCTCCAGAGAAATATGCATTTATCATTTCCTTTATTTCTTTACCAACAATGTGGGATGCAACACTAACAACACCATCCCCTCCCACACTTAATAATGGTAAAGTTATAGAATCATCTCCACTATAAAGTAAAAAAGGTTTTGGTATTAGTCTTCTTATTTCTGATATCTGGTTTAAATCGCCACTTGCTTCCTTCACTCCAACTATATTTGAAAAATCTTTTGCCAATTTATATAAAGTTTCTGGAAGTATATTCACAGCAGTTCTTGATGGTATATTATAAATAATTATAGGAAGTGAAGTGGAGTCTGCAATTGCGCCAAAATGCTTATATAACCCATCTTGTGGGGGTTTATTATAATAAGGTGCTGTAGCTAAAATCCCATCTACTCCAATCTTTTCTGCCTCTTTTGTTAACTCAACAGACTCCTTTGTACAGTAGTTTGTGGTACCTGCTATAACTTTTACTCTTCCTTTTGCACAGAATTTAACTCTTTCATAAAGTTGAAGCTTTTCTTCCCTTGATAATGTGGGTGCTTCACCGGTAGTCCCAGTTACTAAAATACTGTCCGATCCATCATTTATTAATTTTTCAACTAATCTGTCAACCTCTTTCCAATTTATTTCACCATTTTCGTCAAAAGGGGTAACCATAGCTGTTATCAATCTTCCAAAAGACATGCTATTCACCCTCTTCTAAAATAGTTTCTAAACCATAAAAGAAACCTGTTCTTTTATATACTTCTCTGATCCCAAGTAATACACCAGGAATATAGCAATCCCTACTAATCGCATCATGCCTAATGGTTAATATTTGCCCAACTCCACCAAATATTATCTCTTGATGGGCAACCAAACCAGGAAGTCTTACACTATGTATATTCACACTGTCTACTTTTCCACCTCTTACATTAGGTATTTTTTCTATTTTAGTTGCATCAAAATGAGACAAATTTCTCTTTTTCAGCTCTTCCGCTAATATCTCCGCAGTGAGTAATGCTGTTCCAGAAGGTGCATCTATTTTCTCATTATGATGAAGTTCAACTATTTCTACGTCTGGAAAATATTTTACTAATTCCTTAGCCATCTTAATCATTAATACTGCTCCCAAAGCAAAGTTTGGTGCAATTAAAACTGCAGATTTCTTTTCTTCAGTTTTTCTTTTTATATCTTCTATCATATCCTTTGAAAGTCCTGTAGTACCTATCACAGCCTTTTTACCTAAGTTTAGAACATATAATACATTCCTATATGCTGATTCAGCATTTGTAAAGTCTACAATAAGATCAAATTCTTCTGAAACATCCTCTATTTTTTCCCTAACTGGTATATTTAAATTTTCAACTCCAATAACCTTACCATATTCAATACCTGCACCTTTAGGGTCCACTGCTGATACCAATTGGATATCATTTGATAAAGCAATTGCTTTACCTATAACTGTACCCATTTTCCCCAAGGCTCCACAAAGAACAGCTTTTATCATAAAATCTCACCTCTTTCTATTATATTTTTTAAACGTTTATTAACAGGACCTACAATAGTTAAAGAAAATGGTCTATAAAAAATAGACTCTACTGTATCCAACACATCAATAAGCTTTACTCTTCTTATATTCTTAATAGTATCAATAAAAGGAATAATCTTATCATAAATTAAGATAGAATCTAAATAATAATATAAACGATATTTAGGAGATTCCATACTCATTAGAAAGTTGTATATGCTTTGTCTTTTTGCAATATCCAATTCTTCTTTACTTATTCCATTGCTTTTTATTTTATCCAATTCTTTTTTAAGAGAGAATAAAGTTTCTTCTAAAAATCTCTCACTTGTTGCTGTATAAACAGAAAAAATACTAATATCCTTAAAGTTTATTCCCTGACTCTCAACATTGTAAACTAAACCTTTCTTTTCTCTTAATTCCTGAAATAAACGTGAGCTTAATCCACCGCCTAAAATAATTGATAAAAGATAAAGAGAAAACTTTTTTACATCTTTTGGATTATAACCCTCAGTACCATAAAGAATATGTACTTGTTCAAACTTCTCCTCAACAACAGTTTTATTAGGATTAAATTTAGGATTTTCTTCTACTTTTTCAATATCGATTTTTCTATTTATGAAAACTCTCTCAAGAATACTGCTTACTTTTTTTAGAGATAAGTCCCCACTGATAGCAATAATCATATTATCAGGAGTATAGTTTTTATAAAAATAGTCCAACAATCTTTCTATAGTGATAGACTCAACAGTTTTTTCTGTCCCTAAAATCTCTCTTGCTAATGGGTGACCATTGAGTGAACTTTTTAAAAACAAGTCCAAAACAATTTCCTCGGGAGAATCTTTATACATTCTAATCTCTTCTTTTACTACTTCTTTTTCTAAGGTTAAATCTTTTTCTGTAAAATCTGGGTTTTGAATAATTTCAGAAAGGAGATTAATTCCTCTAACAAAATGAGATCTCAAAAGTTTTAAAGTGAAATAGGTTCCTTCTCTTGTAGTAAAAGCATCTACTTCTCCACCAAGTCTATCTATTTCTAAATGGATATTTCTACTTTTCTTGTGATTACTTTTAAATAGAAGATGTTCTAATAAGTGGGTAATGCCATGCTCATCTTCTTTTTCATCTCGGGAACCAACATTAACATACAGAATAATATCTACACTTTTTCTATTGGGGGTATGTTCAAATATTAATTTAAGACCATTGTCTAAAGTTAAAAACTGCGGGTTCATCAAATATCACGTCTTGTTAAGCTAATCCTCCCTTGTGGATCAATAGATTCCACTTTAATTAAAATCTCATCCCCTAAATTTACCTCTTCTCTTACCTGTTTCTTCCCTTGATTTACAGTCTTATATTTTGATATATGAAGTAAGCCTATTTTACCTGGTAGAATTTCTATAAAAGCCCCATAATCTGTTACCCTAACCACCTTGCCTAAGAAAACATCACCCTCTTTAATATCCTTTGTATAATCTTGGACCATTTGAGCTGCTTTTTCCGCTGATTCCATATTAGGGGCAGAAATTATTACTAAACCTTCTGGTTTTATGCTAATTTCGGTTTTTGTTTCTTCAATTATCTTTTTAATATTTTTCCCACTTGGACCAATCAAATCTCCTATCTTAGATGGATTAATTTCCACAACCTTAATTCTTGGAGCGTAAGGAGATATCTCAGGTCTTGGAGCAGAAATCACACTATCCATAATATCTAAAATTTTCAATCGAGCTTCTCTTGCCTGATAAACAGTTTTTTTAATAATCTCATAAGTTAATCCATCTACCTTAATATCTAACTGTACAGCAGTTATTCCATTTCTTGTACCAGCTATCTTAAAATCCATACCTCCTAAAGCATCCTCTAAACCCTGTATATCTGTTAAAATTTCAAACTCTTCACCATCTTTTATTAATCCCATTGCCACTCCTGCAACAGATGTTTTAATCGGCACACCTGCGTCCATTAAAGCCAAACTACTACCGCACACACTTGCCATAGAAGTTGAACCATTTGAGGATAAAACCTCTGAGACTAATCTAATGGTATATGGAAAATCTTCCTCCTTAGGTATTAATGGAAGTAGAGCCCTTTCTGCTAAAGCACCATGTCCAATTTCTCTTCTTCCAGGACCTCTCAATGGTTTGACTTCACCAACAGAGTACGGCGGGAAATTGTAATGATGCATATATCTCTTAGGAGGGCTTTCAATTACACTTTCTATGATTTGTTCTTCTCCAGCTCCTAAGGTGGCTACTGTTAAAACCTGAGTTTCTCCTCTTTGGAATAATGCTGAACCATGTACTCTTGGTAATACTCCTACACTACAACTTACAGGTCTGATTTCATCAAGTTTTCTTCCGTCTACCCTTCTTTTCTCCTTTAAAACTAATCTTTTGATGAGATTTTTTGCTATTTCATTTATGATTTCATCTACCTGCTTAACTTTCTCTCCATATAAGGGCTCTAAATACTTTGCTATATTTTTCTTTAGATCTTCTAATGCTTTTTGTCTCTCAGACTTACTTGGTGTTAGAATAGCATTCAAAATTTGTTCTTCGGTAGTAAGCTTCAATACATCATTCTTTAATTCTTCATCAATTACATATGGAGTATAAGGGAATGGTGAAGGATTTATCTTCTCTAAAATTTCCTCTTGAATCTTAATGGATGCCTGTAAAGCTTCATGACCCCTTATAACTCCCTCAATGAAAATATCTTCAGGAACTTCTACCCCGTCACCTTCCATCATAAAAACTCTATCTTTTGTACCTGCTACAACTAAATTAAGTAGAAGGTTCGGGAAGATGTCCGCTGTTGGATTTATATACCAATCTTTACCATCCCATCCAACACGAACAGCACCTACCGGACCATTAAAAGGAAGTCCTGCCAACATTATTGCACATGAAGCCCCAATAATTCCTGGCACATCAGGATAGTTTAATTGATCCACTGCCAAAACAGTTACTATTATCTGAACCTCATGTCTGAAATCCTTGGAAAAAAGTGGTCTCAAGGGTCTATCAATAAGTCTTGCCATTAAAATCTCGGTTTCTGAAGGCTTTCCTTCCCTCTTTAAAAATCCTCCAGGAATTTTACCAGCAGCATAAAGTTTTTCAATATATTCAACAGTGAGTGGGAAAAAGTCAATATCTTCCCTTGGCTCCTCAGAGGCAACAACAGTAACAAGGAGCACTGTTTCTCCATATCTGATAAGGACGGAGCCTGTTGCCTGCCAAGCAACTTTTCCAATCTCAATTATTAGATCTCTTCCAGCAAATTCCTGCTTAAAAGTATAAGATTCCCGCATAATTATCTTCTCAAACCTAACTCTTGTATCAACTTTTTATATCTTTCTGCATCTTTTTCTTGCAAGTAATTTAGCAACTTTCTTCTTTTACCAATCATCTTAAGAAGCCCCACACGAGAATGATAGTCCTTCTTATGGACCTTTAAATGCTCCGTTAGTTTCCTAATCTTTTCTGTTAACAAAGCAATCTGTACTTCAGGAGATCCTGAATCATTCTCGTTGATTCTAAATTTTTCAATTATTCTTCTTTTTTCTTCCTTTGTTAGAGCCATTCTGTTACCTCCTTCTTTATTCCAAAAAATCGCCTATAGCGATGGTAACCCATCACTATAGGTTAATAATATTTTAGCACACAAATAAACTTTTTCCAATATTATTTCAATTGATTCTTTGCTTCTTCAATAATTGCCAGTTCTTTTTTCAATATTTCTTCTACTTTTATTAATAAAGATAAAGCATACTTTTCTGCCTCTCTTTTTATCTCTTCTGCCTCCTTTTCTGC is a genomic window containing:
- a CDS encoding 4-hydroxy-tetrahydrodipicolinate synthase codes for the protein MSFGRLITAMVTPFDENGEINWKEVDRLVEKLINDGSDSILVTGTTGEAPTLSREEKLQLYERVKFCAKGRVKVIAGTTNYCTKESVELTKEAEKIGVDGILATAPYYNKPPQDGLYKHFGAIADSTSLPIIIYNIPSRTAVNILPETLYKLAKDFSNIVGVKEASGDLNQISEIRRLIPKPFLLYSGDDSITLPLLSVGGDGVVSVASHIVGKEIKEMINAYFSGEVNRAYEIHLKLFPIFRALFLTTNPIPLKEALKLLGYNVGNCRLPLPPIDEKNRQELIKRLKEFGFSINE
- a CDS encoding ribonuclease J produces the protein MSKNENKIRIIPLGGLGEIGKNMLIIQQNDEILVIDAGLMFPTDEMLGIDFVIPDISYLLSQKEKVRGILLTHGHEDHIGALPYILKDLNVPVYGTPLTLGLVERKLEEYSIRANLHSIVVGERFKIGSFVIESFRQTHSIPDSVGYAIETEVGLIVLSGDFKLDQNPIDGKPTDFSKLAELRGRGVLALICDTTNVEQAGITPSESTVKGTFENIFSQAKGRIFLVTFASNFHRIQQAIDVAMKYHRKIAIAGKSLINNIEVARKLGYLHLPDEMIINIRDVNHLSPEKVLVLSTGSQGEPYSALVLLTNNSYKQLALNPTDTVVLATTPIPGNEVMVSRLVDQLFRKGLEVIYGESAGVHVSGHAAQEEIKMLINILKPKFLIPYHGEYRHLVIFKKLAQSLGYPQENIKILENGYVLELTGDKMTIVDKVDAGNVYVDGLGVGDVGNIVLKERRKLAEDGVVVVSLLLDQSTGLILEGPEIISKGFVFEKESDDLFEMARQKVIKLFQDLAKNNKSKVDKKTLLKETLENFFYQEIRRKPILIPILWEI
- a CDS encoding peptidase M16 encodes the protein MNPQFLTLDNGLKLIFEHTPNRKSVDIILYVNVGSRDEKEDEHGITHLLEHLLFKSNHKKSRNIHLEIDRLGGEVDAFTTREGTYFTLKLLRSHFVRGINLLSEIIQNPDFTEKDLTLEKEVVKEEIRMYKDSPEEIVLDLFLKSSLNGHPLAREILGTEKTVESITIERLLDYFYKNYTPDNMIIAISGDLSLKKVSSILERVFINRKIDIEKVEENPKFNPNKTVVEEKFEQVHILYGTEGYNPKDVKKFSLYLLSIILGGGLSSRLFQELREKKGLVYNVESQGINFKDISIFSVYTATSERFLEETLFSLKKELDKIKSNGISKEELDIAKRQSIYNFLMSMESPKYRLYYYLDSILIYDKIIPFIDTIKNIRRVKLIDVLDTVESIFYRPFSLTIVGPVNKRLKNIIERGEIL
- a CDS encoding 30S ribosomal protein S15, which encodes MALTKEEKRRIIEKFRINENDSGSPEVQIALLTEKIRKLTEHLKVHKKDYHSRVGLLKMIGKRRKLLNYLQEKDAERYKKLIQELGLRR
- a CDS encoding 4-hydroxy-tetrahydrodipicolinate reductase; the protein is MIKAVLCGALGKMGTVIGKAIALSNDIQLVSAVDPKGAGIEYGKVIGVENLNIPVREKIEDVSEEFDLIVDFTNAESAYRNVLYVLNLGKKAVIGTTGLSKDMIEDIKRKTEEKKSAVLIAPNFALGAVLMIKMAKELVKYFPDVEIVELHHNEKIDAPSGTALLTAEILAEELKKRNLSHFDATKIEKIPNVRGGKVDSVNIHSVRLPGLVAHQEIIFGGVGQILTIRHDAISRDCYIPGVLLGIREVYKRTGFFYGLETILEEGE
- a CDS encoding cell division protein FtsK, translated to MPERIAVGIGIIFFNLFVILSWIFPQGGGKFGRVLVSFLKNTFGIYNLVFLLFESIIVYYLFKKEVKRKDIIALTSLFFSIFLFVSLFLFIDDLQRFGGFVSLFLKRFFYNYLGVSGILLLSLFLLFLSLYNFSLFSRAQIPKKIKRTKEVRREIGKPKVIKQETKEESYSANLQFTTNKTDVQIKKTFPPPLDLLSPNVGARDEEEDLEKLARKIEETLKNFKIESKVEEYHVGPSVIRFDISIAPGVRVSKILSLSNDLALALAVPSIRFETPVPGKSLVGIEVPRKKPSKVYLREILESKAFQNTNYSLPIALGKDLAGKPQVGNLADMLHLLIAGTTGSGKSMFINTLIISLLYKHEPYNLKFLMIDPKRVELSMYNRLYKKYLWYPVITEYSEASSVLKWAIYEMERRYKIFAEEEVRNIDEYNNKGLNKTRENLPYVVIIIDELNDLMMVAPKEIEDMICRLAQKARAGGIHLVVATQRPSVDVITGLIKANIPSRIAFAVSSQVDSRIIIDDNGAEKLLGKGDMLYLPIMSTTPIRLQAPFIEEMEIKKVVNYLSDIYSGLDSSLNLDVTKKEEEKIDDLSEDPLLPQVIELLEGRKIISTSYIQRRFRIGYNRAARILDILEEKGYVASQGEGKPKKVLKGGDIKN
- a CDS encoding BMP family ABC transporter substrate-binding protein; the encoded protein is MRRCLIAILILSLVILALSPTYAQKKVRIGIVYDVGGRGDKSFNDAAYAGLQKAIKLLKVEGKDMEPGPGGANREELLRTLAEQNYDLVVGVGFLFTDAIIKTAKEFPNVKFAIVDGDVGDLPNVASLLFNEHEGSFLVGAIAGLLTKTNVIGFVGGMDIPLIHKFEVGYKAGAMYVNPKVKVLINYIGVTGEAFKDPVKGKELALAQYKQGADIIYHASGASGEGVFEAAKETGKYAIGVDSPQAWIAPGRIITSMLKRVDEAVFLTIKDVVEGKFKGGRKYFGLANKGVDYEYDEYTKPLIPSNVKGRVDALKSSIIAGKIVVPYDDKTFEEFKAKYLKK
- a CDS encoding polyribonucleotide nucleotidyltransferase produces the protein MRESYTFKQEFAGRDLIIEIGKVAWQATGSVLIRYGETVLLVTVVASEEPREDIDFFPLTVEYIEKLYAAGKIPGGFLKREGKPSETEILMARLIDRPLRPLFSKDFRHEVQIIVTVLAVDQLNYPDVPGIIGASCAIMLAGLPFNGPVGAVRVGWDGKDWYINPTADIFPNLLLNLVVAGTKDRVFMMEGDGVEVPEDIFIEGVIRGHEALQASIKIQEEILEKINPSPFPYTPYVIDEELKNDVLKLTTEEQILNAILTPSKSERQKALEDLKKNIAKYLEPLYGEKVKQVDEIINEIAKNLIKRLVLKEKRRVDGRKLDEIRPVSCSVGVLPRVHGSALFQRGETQVLTVATLGAGEEQIIESVIESPPKRYMHHYNFPPYSVGEVKPLRGPGRREIGHGALAERALLPLIPKEEDFPYTIRLVSEVLSSNGSTSMASVCGSSLALMDAGVPIKTSVAGVAMGLIKDGEEFEILTDIQGLEDALGGMDFKIAGTRNGITAVQLDIKVDGLTYEIIKKTVYQAREARLKILDIMDSVISAPRPEISPYAPRIKVVEINPSKIGDLIGPSGKNIKKIIEETKTEISIKPEGLVIISAPNMESAEKAAQMVQDYTKDIKEGDVFLGKVVRVTDYGAFIEILPGKIGLLHISKYKTVNQGKKQVREEVNLGDEILIKVESIDPQGRISLTRRDI